The Euphorbia lathyris chromosome 3, ddEupLath1.1, whole genome shotgun sequence genome contains a region encoding:
- the LOC136224109 gene encoding uncharacterized protein, with protein sequence MLSRSTERHEHSGRVIAKLDQQKQMQSDFMREQFKKMLEEMGMQIPSQADAPDCFRPGDGASPAPVDSLQVDRASPALDKSSCHSGGIDPFVDIQVPKPCQVLLLVEGVPVVVAHGVVHPKMKVNHGMPINPENVVVNIDNYENGYGDLPVPVPSDHIQILGEASGSFTQWPKNLILLLEDKASYSKGDTSKKKHDQSGNESAIQPKKLDLNEVALPKLTKKCKYMRRMLDENPTHDMFEMLDDHVFGSKEEIQIFIGREDVD encoded by the exons ATGTTAAGTCGTTCCACAGAAAGGCATGAGCACAGTGGTCGTGTAATTGCGAAGTTGGATCAGCAAAAGCAAATGCAGTCGGATTTTATGAGGGaacaatttaaaaaaatgctTGAAGAAATGGGAATGCAGATACCAAGTCAAGCGGATGCCCCTGATTGTTTTAGGCCGGGTGATGGCGCTTCCCCCGCCCCAGTGGATTCTTTGCAAGTTGATAGGGCTTCACCTGCATTAGACAAAAGTAGTTGTCATTCTGGTGGTATTGATCCTTTTGTCGACATACAG GTACCTAAACCATGTCAAGTATTATTGTTGGTTGAGGGTGTGCCAGTTGTTGTTGCTCATGGGGTTGTTCACCCAAAAATGAAAGTCAATCACGGCATGCCAATCAATCCTGAAAATGTGGTTgtcaacattgacaattatgaaAATGGTTATGGAGATTTACCTGTGCCAGTGCCATCAGACCATATTCAAATTCTCGGTGAAGCTAGTGGATCTTTCACACAGTGGCCAAAGAATTTGATTCTGCTTTTAGAAGATAAG GCAAGCTATTCGAAGGGGGatacaagtaaaaaaaaacatgatcaAAGTGGAAATGAGTCGGCAATACAACCAAAAAAGTTAGATCTTAATGAGGTTGCATTACCAAAGTTGACTAAGAAATGCAAATATATGCGGAGAATGTTGGATGAAAATCCCACACATGACATGTTTGAGATGCTTGATGACCATGTTTTTGGGAGTAAAGAAGAGATTCAGATTTTTATTGGAAGAGAAGATGTGGATTAG